Genomic segment of bacterium:
TAACTCGAAGAGTTATACACAGAACGGCAGTATCCACAAGGTGAAGAGAAGTAGCATAAACAATTTAGGAGATGACTGATAATTTACAGTCCTTAGGAGAGATTGATAGTATGAATTTGCATAAAACTTCTTGCATTACCGTTTTATTTATTAAGATTTTGTGTATAATGCATAAAAGGGGTTTAATGTGATAAAAAAATCTCAATTTATAGCCTTTAATATTCTCCTTCTATTAGTATTTTGTTTTTCTTATTCATTAGCGCAGGAAGAAAAAGTTCTTGATGTATGTGGTCCTCCTCCTAAAGCAAAGGCTCATAGACGCGCAGGAGGAGAATCCTTTCCTCCCCTACCTTTACCTGTTGCTCCTTTACGTAGAACAGAAAAAAAACGCCCGCCTTCTCCGCCTGTGCTTCTTGTAAAAATTGAATATGGCGTAAATAAGCAATGGCTCAGCGACTGGAGCGATGATTATGGGCTGTTAGAAAATATAAAAAAAACACTTAACATTCAGTATAAAACTTCACGGTTCTCTCTCTCCTCCTATGTTCAAAAAGACCCTGTAATCAGTCCAAAGGATTGTCCAATTCTCTATATTACCGGACATCTCTCATTTTCGTTTGATAAAAAAGAAGTTGTATCTCTTCGGAGGTACCTGGAAAGCGGAGGCACATTAATTTGCGACTGCTGCTGCGGAAGGAATGAAATTAGGCAATCCTTTATTAAGTTGATTGGAGAAATGTTTCCTGATAGTCCTCTATACAAATTACCGCTTGATCACCCTGTTTACAGGACGCTTCATACTATAAAGAGCGTGCATATGAAGATTGATGAAAAATATTCTTATTTAGAACCCGTTCTCTATGGAATTGATATTGGCTCACGCACAGCATTATTTCTATCCATATATGATCTTAGCTGTGGATGGTCTGGCCACACTCATAATTATGGAAAAAGATCTTCTGTTCCAGACGCTCTAAAAATGGGTGACAATATCATTGCTTACATCTTAAGCTTTTATCCTGTTGGAGAATATCTAAGTGTTCAGCGCCTCTATAAATCTCCTAAAGAAAAAGAATCGTCCGAATTTCTTATTGCTCAAATCAAACACAGTGGATATTGGGATCCTTCTCTATCCCGTCTCTCCAATCTGCTTAGAGAACTTGCCAATAGTACATCGTGTGAAGTATCTCTGCATCCGAAAGAAGTAACGTTAACAAATTCCAATTTATTTACATATCCTTTTTTATATATGACTGGTCATGGAGAATTTGTTCTTTCAGATCAGGAATGTAGTAATCTCAGAAAATATTTAACCAGAGGAGGTTTTCTCCTTGTTGATAATAGAACAGGTATGAAAGCATTTGACACATCCTTCAGGCATTATATTAAAAATATATTCCCTGATAAAAAATTAACACAGATTTCCACAACTCATCCTCTTTATAGCACCATACATGACATTAAATCAGTTGAATATACAGATCATGTTCGCCTGATTAATGCATCAGATTCGCCATCTCTTGAAGGAATCAGTATAGGAGGGAATATTGTGCTGGTCTATAGTAAATATGATTTGGCGTGGGGATGGCAAAATGTTGTATCTTATCCCATCAGGCTTGGGATAAAATATCCGGACAGTATAAAACTTGCTACAAATATTATTGTTTATGCTTTAACGCATTAGAACGCAACCATGCAGATTCCAGCGCGGTTTGCTATATTAACAGATTCTTCTATATCCAGAATGATAGTTTTCTGCGCTTCTATAGCTATTGCAGACGCATTGGCTTCTTTTAAAAGTTTGATTGTATCAGTACCAATTGTAGGAACATCAAGACGCATATCCTGGTCAGGCCAGCTGACTTTAACCATAACTATGCCCTTTTTACAATACATGCCAGCTCGTTTAATTGTCTGGTCCGTGCCCTCTATTGCCTCTACTGCTATGATAGCCTTATCCTTTACAATAACTGTTTGTCCTATATAGAGCGCTGCGATCGATTTGGCTATTTTCTGCCCAAAATTAATATCATCCATTTCTGCTTGTGTAGGCTTTCTTTCTGTAAGTATGCCTCTTTGAGGTAGGAGAGGTCTAATAAGTATAGTAGAATCCAGCAACTTTATATCCAATTCAGCCAGTTTATTTGCTATTGCCTCTAGTAGTGTATTGTCTAATCTATCAGCTGCAGATTTAATAAGATCAGATATCATACCGTCTCTTGGAATATTTTTAAACAGCAGGCTTTTTTCTATCTTCCCCACCATAAAAACTTCCTTTAACTCTTCTTTGACTAGAATATCTAAACCTTTTTCCATCTCTCCAATACTGAGCCAATATATTTTATCTACATAGTTTTCCAACTCAGCATTCGTTCCCTCTTTTAATGCAATAGCAACTACTTTCATGCCCCTTCTCTTAGCTTCTTGCGCTAAAATAATGGGGAACTTTCCTTTTCCAGAGATCAAGCCAATCCTGGAACTAGTTATTACGTCTTTCATTTACATATACCTCTGTCAGATGTTCTAATAAAATTTATAAGATATTGTATCTCATCTATTAAGGGGACCTCTTCCTCAATTTTTTTTATAGCCTGACTGGTATTCATGCCGGATCTAAATAAGATTTTATAAGCCTTTTTAAGTTTTTCTATAACTGGGGCAGGGATGTTGTTTCTGGTTAATCCTATAGTATTCAGTCCATATATCCTTATAGGATGGCCATCTGCCCTTGCAAATGGAGGAATATCCTTAACTACCTTGGACAATCCTCCTACAATGGCCAGTCTACCAACCCTTGCTCCCTGATGAATCCCTACCATACCAGACAGCACACATCTATCCTCTAACACAGTATGTCCGGATAATGCTGTATAATTAACCATTATAACATTATTACCCACTTTACAATTATGTGCGATATGTGTATATGCCATAAGAAAATTGTTATTCCCTACCAGTGTTTCTGTCTCTGGCTCTGTTGCTCTATTAATTGTAACATATTCTCTTATAATGTTCCCGTTACCTATTTTAACGTACGTACGGGCATCCTCGTATTTTACATCCTGTGGAGCTGTTCCAATAACTGCCCCAGGAGATATCTTATTGTTTTCTCCTATGCTTGTCCAGCCGTCTATTACAACATTAGAACCAATTTCTGTGTTTTTTCCTATTTTGACATTATCTCCTATAACGCTCCATGGTCCGATTTTTACACCTTTAGAAATCTTAGCGTTTGGAGAAATGACTGCTGTATTATGGATTGTCATTTTCTAATATCCCTTATTGTATAATTGACGTTAATTCCGCTTCGCATACTATTTCCCTATTAACAGAAGCCTTTGCCATTATCCTTCCAACTCTGCTTTTTGCCTTAATTACCTTAACTTCTATAACAAGTTGATCTCCTGGTCTGACAGGCCGTCTTAATTTGACATTATCCATTTTAGCAAAAAATGGCGTCTTTCCTCTATTCTCTTTCTTTCTCAATAACAGAATCCCGCCTACCTGCGCCATTGCCTCAACAATTAGTACGCCGGGCATTATTGGATAGTCTGGAAAGTGTCCCTGGAAAAAACTTTCGTTTGCAGTAACATTCTTAATCCCTACTATCTTTTTATTTCCTTCAATCTTTGTTATCCTGTCAATAAGTAAAAATGGATATCTATGCGGAAGTATCTTTTTTATTTCATCTATGTCTAAACTAGTTTTTGTCTCCGTATCATCGTCATCCACCAGCCCTCCCATTTTCTTAAGTCTTTTAACCAACTCTATATTTAAGGAATGACCGCTCTTTATTGCAATAACATGTGCTTTTAGTGGTTGTCCCAGTAAATACAGATCGCCTATTAAATCAAGTATCTTATGCATAACAAACTCGTTTTCAAACCTCAATTTATCGTTAAGAAGAGCTTCGTCTCCTATAACAACGGCATTCTCTAAACTACCACCTTTTATGAGCCCTTCCTTTTGCAACATCTCCACCTCTTCCAGAAAACAGAAGGTTCTTGCAGAGGCTATTTCTCCCTTAAAAGATTCTGGTGTAATTATAACTGAGGCGAATTGAGAATTAAGTACAGGATGGTTATAGCCAATAGTAAATGAGATTCGGAAATCTTTTGATGGCAAAGCAACCAAAGAAGAACCATTTTCTGAAACCCAAACAGGCTCTTTTACTTCAAAAAACTTCTTGGGCACTTTTTGTTGGACGATTCCTGCTCGTTCCAGTGCTTCCACAAATGGCAGCGCGCTTCCATCAACTACAGGAGGCTCATTGCTGCTGAGTTCTATCAACATATTATCAATCCCTAAACCTGCTGCTGCTGCCAGTACGTGCTCTACAGTATGCACTTTTATATCGCTTTTACCCAGAGAAGTCCCCCTGGCTGTATCAACGACTCCACTAATGTCTGCTTTGACTACTGGAGTCCCTGGTAAATCCTTTCTTATGAATTTTATGCCTGCGTTTTCATCTGCAGGTTTAAAACAAATGGTGGTTTTGTTTCCTGTATGCAAGCCAATGCCTGAACAACTCACTTTATTGCTTATTGTTGTCTGTAATTGCATAATCTTCCCTTTTGTTATTTTCTGCTTTCCTTTATTTCTTTTTCCTTTAATAAACCTTCTATATGGCTTGTAATGTCCAATTTTTTATCTACATATAATAGATCACGATTCCCAATTACCAGAGTATATCCCCTTTTTTCTGAATATTCTTTGATCACAGCCTCTATGTCCTTTATAATTCCCCTAATGGCTTTTTCTCTCTTAACCTCCAGTTCTCTTTTACTTTCTCTAATAACTCTATTCAATTGAAGAGCCTTTTGTTCGAGAATTCCTTTCTGTTTATCTTTTTCCTCTTGCTTTAACACACCTGATCCCAGCTTCTTCTGAATATTATTAATCTCCTCTCGAATTTCTTTTATCTTTTCTTCTTTCTTATCCGCTTCCTCCTTCAATTCCGCCTCTGCTTTCTTGGTCTTATAATAATCTTCAAACAGCACAGAGAAATTGACATAACCTATCTTTAGCTCATCTGCTGCATGACAGGTTGAAGATAGGAAGAAGAAAGAAAATATAAAAACTAGCAAATATTTAACGTGTTGCATTTACACTTCTCCTAGAAACTATACGATATGGAAATGTCAAATCTACCTTTATGCCTGTCTATCCCATATCCATAAAATAATGTAACAGGTATAGGGATAAGTATTCTTATCCCGGTTCCTATGCTTGTTTTCACGGAACTTGAGAAACCGCCTGCGTTTTTCCATGCATTTCCAGCATCATAGAACACCAAACCTCTGATCTTCATAGGACTTTTGGTTGGGGTATCTGTTGTATCCACCAAAAGATATGAGTACTCCAGATTACCAACTAACATCGAATTTCCACC
This window contains:
- a CDS encoding DUF4159 domain-containing protein; amino-acid sequence: MIKKSQFIAFNILLLLVFCFSYSLAQEEKVLDVCGPPPKAKAHRRAGGESFPPLPLPVAPLRRTEKKRPPSPPVLLVKIEYGVNKQWLSDWSDDYGLLENIKKTLNIQYKTSRFSLSSYVQKDPVISPKDCPILYITGHLSFSFDKKEVVSLRRYLESGGTLICDCCCGRNEIRQSFIKLIGEMFPDSPLYKLPLDHPVYRTLHTIKSVHMKIDEKYSYLEPVLYGIDIGSRTALFLSIYDLSCGWSGHTHNYGKRSSVPDALKMGDNIIAYILSFYPVGEYLSVQRLYKSPKEKESSEFLIAQIKHSGYWDPSLSRLSNLLRELANSTSCEVSLHPKEVTLTNSNLFTYPFLYMTGHGEFVLSDQECSNLRKYLTRGGFLLVDNRTGMKAFDTSFRHYIKNIFPDKKLTQISTTHPLYSTIHDIKSVEYTDHVRLINASDSPSLEGISIGGNIVLVYSKYDLAWGWQNVVSYPIRLGIKYPDSIKLATNIIVYALTH
- the lpxI gene encoding UDP-2,3-diacylglucosamine diphosphatase LpxI (LpxI, functionally equivalent to LpxH, replaces it in LPS biosynthesis in a minority of bacteria.); the protein is MKDVITSSRIGLISGKGKFPIILAQEAKRRGMKVVAIALKEGTNAELENYVDKIYWLSIGEMEKGLDILVKEELKEVFMVGKIEKSLLFKNIPRDGMISDLIKSAADRLDNTLLEAIANKLAELDIKLLDSTILIRPLLPQRGILTERKPTQAEMDDINFGQKIAKSIAALYIGQTVIVKDKAIIAVEAIEGTDQTIKRAGMYCKKGIVMVKVSWPDQDMRLDVPTIGTDTIKLLKEANASAIAIEAQKTIILDIEESVNIANRAGICMVAF
- the lpxA gene encoding acyl-ACP--UDP-N-acetylglucosamine O-acyltransferase, which gives rise to MTIHNTAVISPNAKISKGVKIGPWSVIGDNVKIGKNTEIGSNVVIDGWTSIGENNKISPGAVIGTAPQDVKYEDARTYVKIGNGNIIREYVTINRATEPETETLVGNNNFLMAYTHIAHNCKVGNNVIMVNYTALSGHTVLEDRCVLSGMVGIHQGARVGRLAIVGGLSKVVKDIPPFARADGHPIRIYGLNTIGLTRNNIPAPVIEKLKKAYKILFRSGMNTSQAIKKIEEEVPLIDEIQYLINFIRTSDRGICK
- the lpxC gene encoding UDP-3-O-acyl-N-acetylglucosamine deacetylase, which gives rise to MMQLQTTISNKVSCSGIGLHTGNKTTICFKPADENAGIKFIRKDLPGTPVVKADISGVVDTARGTSLGKSDIKVHTVEHVLAAAAGLGIDNMLIELSSNEPPVVDGSALPFVEALERAGIVQQKVPKKFFEVKEPVWVSENGSSLVALPSKDFRISFTIGYNHPVLNSQFASVIITPESFKGEIASARTFCFLEEVEMLQKEGLIKGGSLENAVVIGDEALLNDKLRFENEFVMHKILDLIGDLYLLGQPLKAHVIAIKSGHSLNIELVKRLKKMGGLVDDDDTETKTSLDIDEIKKILPHRYPFLLIDRITKIEGNKKIVGIKNVTANESFFQGHFPDYPIMPGVLIVEAMAQVGGILLLRKKENRGKTPFFAKMDNVKLRRPVRPGDQLVIEVKVIKAKSRVGRIMAKASVNREIVCEAELTSIIQ
- a CDS encoding OmpH family outer membrane protein; amino-acid sequence: MQHVKYLLVFIFSFFFLSSTCHAADELKIGYVNFSVLFEDYYKTKKAEAELKEEADKKEEKIKEIREEINNIQKKLGSGVLKQEEKDKQKGILEQKALQLNRVIRESKRELEVKREKAIRGIIKDIEAVIKEYSEKRGYTLVIGNRDLLYVDKKLDITSHIEGLLKEKEIKESRK